In Roseovarius indicus, one genomic interval encodes:
- a CDS encoding Fic family protein: protein MLETPARIEPCFFEEHIPTELADLSVDIQREATGLGQGLHPDSAAELADLVRVMNCYYSNLIEGHNTRPRDIEKALAGAELEEETRPLALEARAHVIVQRAIDEMHCKGTLPRATSVDFLTWVHKSFYDEMPDEFRVIEHPDGTQEPIVPGRMRQDDDREVAVGRHLPPSSSRVAAFMDHFDKRFQIAARSSSGRIIAIASAHHRLNYIHPFPDGNGRVSRLMSHAMALTAGIGGQGLWSVSRGLARGLTDRGEYNRMMDLADSPRRGDRDGRGNLSEAALRTFSEWFLKVTLDQIIFSARLFDLGGLDQRYRRLVADTIDDKRAPELISAVLRHGALERGDAQIVLKTSERTARNTLSKLTAAGYLTSASPKTSVRLAFPLDYRERLFPNLFGDGDLPA from the coding sequence ATGCTGGAAACACCCGCCAGAATCGAACCCTGCTTCTTCGAGGAGCATATTCCTACAGAATTGGCAGACCTTTCGGTCGACATCCAGAGGGAAGCCACCGGGCTGGGACAAGGGCTGCATCCTGACAGCGCAGCTGAGCTTGCCGATCTCGTCCGCGTGATGAACTGCTACTATTCCAACCTGATAGAAGGACACAACACGCGCCCCCGCGACATCGAAAAGGCACTGGCGGGCGCCGAGCTTGAGGAAGAAACCCGCCCTCTCGCCCTTGAGGCCAGGGCGCACGTCATCGTTCAACGAGCCATCGACGAGATGCATTGCAAGGGGACCCTGCCCCGCGCCACATCCGTCGACTTCCTGACTTGGGTCCATAAGAGCTTCTACGACGAGATGCCTGATGAGTTTCGGGTCATCGAACATCCCGACGGCACGCAAGAGCCCATCGTTCCGGGTCGTATGCGCCAAGATGACGATCGGGAAGTTGCGGTAGGGCGCCACCTACCTCCTTCATCGTCGCGCGTCGCAGCATTCATGGATCACTTCGACAAACGGTTTCAGATTGCGGCGCGGTCTTCGAGCGGACGGATCATCGCGATCGCGTCTGCACATCACCGTCTGAACTACATCCACCCTTTCCCGGATGGCAACGGCCGTGTCAGCAGACTGATGTCTCATGCCATGGCCCTCACAGCGGGGATTGGAGGCCAAGGACTTTGGTCCGTATCGCGTGGGCTAGCGCGCGGGCTAACCGATCGGGGCGAGTACAACCGGATGATGGATCTGGCCGACAGTCCACGCCGCGGAGACCGCGACGGACGGGGGAACCTGTCAGAAGCGGCACTGAGGACGTTCAGTGAATGGTTCCTAAAGGTGACGCTCGATCAGATCATCTTCTCAGCAAGATTGTTCGATCTCGGCGGACTGGACCAACGGTATCGTCGTCTTGTTGCAGATACCATCGATGACAAGCGTGCGCCGGAACTGATCTCGGCGGTACTTCGGCATGGCGCACTGGAACGAGGCGACGCGCAGATTGTGCTCAAGACGTCCGAGCGTACTGCTCGCAACACACTGAGTAAACTGACTGCCGCCGGATACCTGACCTCCGCATCTCCGAAGACTTCGGTGCGGTTGGCGTTTCCGTTGGACTACCGGGAACGTCTTTTCCCTAACCTGTTTGGCGATGGTGACCTGCCGGCGTGA